TCGATACGGGGGTTGTCAATCGTCGCAACGCTATTGACCGGAGAGCCGGATGCGGGAGATCCGCACGTCCGGTTCGGAGGGAGGGGGAGAGCTTATCACTCTCTTCCTACCCCTATTCCATGTTAAATACCGTTATCAATGACGATAGGCGGGGTTTTCCAACCCCGCATGGCTGGAACGTAAGGAATGGGAGCCTATCTGGACTGAAATGTGCAGTCATGCGCCGATAAGAAGGCGCATCGAGCGTGCACCAGCGAGGCCGGCATGGCGGCTTGCTTTGAGAGGCCTGTCAAATCCAGCGGGTCACCAGTATATCCCCGGCGCGGTCTGCGATTGCCATGATGGTACCGACCGGATGGGCCGCCACGACCGTCGGGATAAGCGATGCATCGACCACGGCCACATTCTCCGTGCCGCGCAAGATCAGGGTCTCTGGATCGACGCTCCCTGCGCACCCGGTCAACACACCCAACTGCGATCCGACGCCCAATGCCAGACCCGCGTGAGCGGCCTGGCGCAAGAATTCTCGCCTGTTACTTCGTGCCATACACAATCTCCTGACTAATGGGTCACACCTTGGGTTATTATATTAATAGCGGTTTGAAGTTTCTTGTTACTGTTGACCTCTTTTCTTAATGTTGTTATAGAAGATGAAACCGTTGAATAATGACCCACATTAAATATCTTTGCTATATCGCTCAACTTCTTCCTACCCAATGTCTGACATAACCTCGTAGCCACCATTCTAGGTATCTAGTTCGTTCGTTTTTCCCTGTTAGCTTCCGTTATATCGAAAACGGGGGACCCATTTAATAGCTATGTTGTTGAAACTGTTGCTTTAGACTGTTGACTCTTCAATTTGATTATAAGCCAGATGAGTAGAAGAGGAACGAGAACGTCCGACCAGAACCATGGCCCTGCGTTGCCGGGGGAAAAATTCTTCGCAACAATCATCTGCCTTATATGCACTATCGCATCTCCCCAAAGCCAGATTGAAATTCCAATGACCGAAGCAAGCCGAAAGCCATAGCTTGCGCTAAAAGCAAGAATACACAGGATTCCAAAGCCGAGGTTTGCTACCGCAACCTCGTGCTGGAATGGACTTGTCTTCCATCCTATTTGTTCAGCCGAAACGGATGGCAAAAAGGCATGTATGAAAAATACGTAAACACCTACGCCCCCCGCTCCGAGAAGCGAAATCCAGCGATAGAGGTTTTCTGAGATTGTGATTCCCAGGGTGCTTCTGCCAGATGGATATGTCACTAAAGCCACTACAACTCCAAGGACGAGTAGAATTATACTAAAGTATTCGAATATTAATTTGATCAACTGTTCCATGAAGTGAATCCTCCTTCGATTAAGGGGGCTGATCCCCTTCAATTCCCCTTCGACCCCTCGATTAAACTCAGGGCTTACTGGTCAGGACAGGCCCTTTAAGAAAGGGAGGATATTTCACCCTGGGGATTTTGAACATTCGCTACTCAACAAATTTCGAGTTTACAGGATCACTGCTCGCACCCCCTGACAATCTCTCCCTCAACACAAATATCCTTTCCTTTACCGCCCTTGATCGTGTCGGTTTCAGACCCGCCGTCAATTTCATCTCTTCCGCCTCCGCCTCTGATAAAATCGTTCCCCTCCTCCCCAAAAATGATGTCATCTCCCCTACCCCCGCGGATCTCGTCGTCTCCGGGCCCTCCCGATATCCAGTCGCTACCGCCCCTTCCTTCGATTATATCATTTCCTCCTAATCCAAAGATGATGTCGCTCTCTGGGGTTCCCGTAAGAACATCGTCTCCCTCTGTTCCAATAATAACGTTTTCCCCTACAATGGGCGGGCTTTGCCTATCGCAAAACTGAACGTCCGGCGGTTTTTGGTTGGCGCAGGAGCCTGCCAGATTTTTGTCAACCGCTGTCCATGCCACATTCCAGTCGCTATTTCTCGGGAAGCACTCAGGGCCCGGGCGATGGTCTTTGTCATCGGCACTGAACTTCTGGCTATCAAGTGTCAATGCAAATCCGACGCAACCAGGCAACTCCCCCTTCGGCCCGCTAAACTGATAGAGTGGGCAATCTATGTCCTTTCCTGCCCAGGTACTGCAGATGTGCTGGGACTCAGCGTGAAATGGATCGTTCGTGGGCAAG
The sequence above is drawn from the Thermodesulfobacteriota bacterium genome and encodes:
- a CDS encoding DUF6790 family protein, which translates into the protein MEQLIKLIFEYFSIILLVLGVVVALVTYPSGRSTLGITISENLYRWISLLGAGGVGVYVFFIHAFLPSVSAEQIGWKTSPFQHEVAVANLGFGILCILAFSASYGFRLASVIGISIWLWGDAIVHIRQMIVAKNFSPGNAGPWFWSDVLVPLLLIWLIIKLKSQQSKATVSTT